The following DNA comes from Acidobacteriota bacterium.
GCCGCGATCGTCAGAACCGAGCGCAACCAGCGGTATCCGTCCGATCACTTCCCCGTGACGGCCGTCCTCCGCCGCCGCTAGCCGCGGGGCACATGGCGTGGGTGCGGCGCTTGTAACGCTCAGCGGCGTCGAAGACTGCCTGTCAGCGTCAGCGTCTCGTCGCCGCGTTTCACGGTGGCGACGAGCGAATCGCCCCACTGTTTCTTGTCGATGAGCGCCCGAATCTCGACGTCCTTGCGGATCGGCTGGCCGTCGAGCGTCAGCAGGTCGTCGCCGGCCTTGATGCCCATCGCCTCGGCCGTCGAGCCCGGCGTCACCAGGAGGACGTTGGTGGGCTGCTCGCCGTTACTGCGGAACGACACGCCGAACGTGGGGTGGAGCGGGTAGGTCTCGGTCGGCACACCCCACACGATGTCGCCGACCGACGCACGTACTGACGTCGGCGAGGCCGGCGACGTCGCGACGGGCATCACCGTCGCCACGCGCCTGTCGGTGTAGGCCGCGGCCTGTCGGGCGATGCCAAGGTTGTAGGCGACATGCCCGCTGCCCACCAGCACCACGACAACGGCCTTCGGATCGGGCGTGCTCTTCGCCAGTTCGACGGCATGGAACGCCATCGTTGCATCCCACGCACACTGCGCGTCGATCATGCGCTGGAGCGTGTCGGCCGGCATGCCCGAGCCGTGTGAACTCCCGCCGCCGATGAACGCGGTGAACATCTGCTTGTGTTCGTCGTGCGTCGTGTCGATCGTCGGTGCCAGCCTGCCGCGCTCCATCCCGCCGATGCTCGTGAGGCCGCGACGACCGACCATCGAGATGATGGCGCGCGGCGCGTTGATCCCGCGCAGCGACAGCCGATGCTGTTTCGCGAGCTGGAAAATCTCCCTGTAGTACCCCCAGGGATAGCCCCAGTAGTCGTACCAGCCTGATTCACGCAGGAGCGCCGCCTCGTCGATGCCGCCACGCATCCAGCGATCGAACGGTGCGGTGGGCGCGTCGTCGGGGAACATCTCCAGGCCGATTGTCACCTTGCGACCGGCACGCTGCAGCGCCGCGATCACGGCCGCCTGCACGCGGTGCGATTCCGCCGACGTGTGCGACTCTCCGACGAGCACGATGGCGGCGTCGGCCAATGCGGCCACCGCCTCGTCGGGCGACACGTCGACGCCCTTGTGCGTGTCGTGAATCTGATCGACGCCCAGCGCGATCGAGCGCGCCTTGCGCGCGGGATCGCCGATCTCGAGGTCGAGGGGGCCACGCGACTGCGCGGACGCCGACGACGCCACGAGCACGATCGTCGAGAGAACCAGGGACGTTCGTCGCCGCATCGTCATCGCCGTTCCGCCCCCTCGACGACGGCCAGCACGTCGGCCGCGTGCGCGTCGACTTTCACGCCGTCCCAGCGCCGCGCCACCGTGCCATCAGGCGCGACGAGATACGTGGTCCGCGCGATGCCCATGAACGTCCTTCCATAGAGGCGCTTCTCCTGCCACACGCCGTACCGCTCGCACACGGCGTGATCCTCGTCGGCGAGGAGGGGATACGCAAGTCCGTGCCGGCGCGCGAACGTCGCCTTGCTCGCCGTGTCGAGGATGCTGATGCCGAACACCACCGCACCCGCGCGCGAGAAGTCGGGTAGCGCGTCCTGGAATCCGCACGCTTCCGTGGTACACCCCGGCGTGGCGTCCTTCGGATAGAAGAAGAGCACCACCGGCTGGCCTGCGCAATCGGCAAGCGCGCGGACGACACCATCCTGATCCGGGAGCGCGAACTGTGGCGCCTTCGCGCCTGGTTCGAGAAGAGCCATGGCCCTACAGGCTACCTGAACCGGCGTCCGGCGTCTCCGGCGGTTTACACTGGTCCGGATGACCGTTGGTCCAGAGCCGTCCCGGTGGCACGCGTAGCCGTGCCGGCAGGCCCGAGGCAGTGCGGCGCCGCGCCGCGCGAGGGGCATACCTACACCGGCGACATCCGACTCGCCGAGGGCTTCCATTCGGAGGTGCTCGGCAACAGCCGAGACGTCCTGATCTACCTGCCGCCGGGGTACGACGACGAACCCGAGCGCCGCTATCCGGTGCTCTACCTGCACGACGGACAGAACGTGTTCGACGCGAGTACGGCGTTTGCCGGCGTCTCGTGGGCCGTGGACGAGACGGCCGAGCGGCTCATACGCGAAAAGGCGATCGCGCCGGTCATCATCGTCGCCATCAATCACGCCGGAACCGCCAGGGCCGACGAGTTCGCGCCGACGCGCGACGCCCACCGCGACGCCGGCGGCCGGGCAGACCGCTACGCGCGCTTCCTCGTCGACGAGCTCAAACCGTACATCGATCGCACGTTCCGTACGCGGCCGGATGCGGTAGACACCGCGCTCGGCGGGTCGTCGCTCGGCGGCCTCGTCACGCTGCACATGGGCCTCGAGTATCCGCACGTGTTCGGTGGGCTGGCGGTGCTGTCCCCGTCGATCTGGTGGGACCGTCGCGCGATCCTCGAGCGGTTCGCCAGACTCGAGACGCACCTGCCATGGCGGATCTGGCTCGACGTCGGCACTGCCGAAGGGCGCGACACGCTGCGTAACGCACGCGCGCTGAAAGCCCTGCTACTGGAGAAGGGCTGGGCGGACGGCGATGATCTGCGGTACGTCGAAGCGCGCGGGGCGCCGCACAGCGAGGCGGCATGGGCGGCGCGGATCGGACCGATTCTGGAGTATCTGTTCCCCGCGAAGCCGCGCACGCGACGGCGGCGTTCACCGGCCACACGACCAGGGTTGCGCGGCCGCGTCGGGTCACCGTGGTGACGCCTCAGGGCTTCTGCCGTGATTTCTCGAGCGCCTGCACCTCGGCCTCGACCTGGGCCTTCGCCTTCTGCTCCTCGCGCTTGCGGAAGGCGTTCCTGATCGCGCCGATCGTGTTCCCCCCGACGGGGACGCCCACGGGGTAGAGCTGCGCGCGATGCTGGCGCGGGATCATGATCGACTGCATCTCGTAGTGGTAGATCGGGTACCACGGACGCACGTACCCCGGCGTCGCCGTCGTCTGGTCGTACAGCCAGCCGAAGTCGTAGTCGATGTCGTCGCGGGTTTCCTCGACGCGCACCGTGTAGTCGGCACGCACGGGGCCGAGCAGGATCGACTCTACGGGCTGCGCCGCGAACTGCCGGCGGATGCGGTCCAGGTCGGCGTCCGAGCGAGCCGCCGGCTGCCGGGCCATCGCAGGGGAGGTGCCAAGGGCGACACCCAGCAGCAGGACCGTGGCGATGAACGGTCGGTACGGCGGCATGTTCATAGGACGTTGTCACGACGGCACCGGCCTGTCACCGATACCGCCTCATTCGATCGCGACGTTGGGGCGGGACGTACCGAGTCGGCGCGTCAGGACTGCAGGAGCAGGAAGCCCGGATCCTCGATGAACTCCTTCACCTTCACGAGGAACTGCACGGCTTCGAGCCCGTCCACGATGCGGTGATCGTAGGAGAGCGCAAGGTACATCATCGGTCTGATGACGACCTGTCCCTTGATGGCCACGGGGCGGTCCTCGATCTTGTGCAGGCCGAGGATGCCCACCTGCGGCGGATTCAGGATCGGCGTACTGAGCAGCGACCCGAACACGCCGCCGTTGGTGATCGTGAACGATCCGCCCCTGAGATCCTCGAGCGTGAGCGTGTTGTTCTTCGCGCGCGCGGCGAAATCCCTGATGGCGAGCTCGATGTCGGCGAACCCGAGCTGTTCGGCCGACCTGATGACAGGGACGACCAGGCCCTGTTCGGCGCCGACGGCAATCCCGACGTCGTAGTAGTGCTTCAGCACCATCTCCTCGCCCTGGATCTCGGCGTTGAGACGGGGAAACGCCTGGAGCGCCGCCACCGACGCCTTGACGAAGAACGACGCGATGCCGATGCCCACGCCGTAGCGCTTGGCGAACTGCTCCTTGCGCCGTTCGCGCAGCGCCATCAGCTCGGTCATGTCCACCTCGTTGAAGGTGGTGAGCATGGCCGCCGTGCGCTGGGCCTCGACGAGGTTGCGCGCGATTGTGAGTCGCCGCTTCGACATCCGCACGCGTTCTTCCGTGCGACTGCCCGGAACGAGGGCCGGACGCGTGGGCGGCGGTTGGGCGGCAGCCGGCTTGGCCGCAGCGGGTGCTGACGCCGGTGCGGCAGCGGGTCGCGCAGCGGCTTCCACGTCACGACGCATCACGCGTCCGGCATCGCCGGTGCCCTGCACTTGCGCCACGTCCACCTGATGGACCTCGGCAGCCTTGCGCGCGGCTGGCGTGCTGCGAGGACCATCAGCGACAGGAGCCGCGGCAGGCGCTGGCGCGCTCGCGGCGGGCTCGGGTGCCGCGGCGGCAGGCGTGGACGTCGCAGCGGCACCCACCTCGATCAGAGCGAGCTGTTGGCCGACCTTCACGTCTTCGCCCTCCTGACGGAGGATCTTCGCGAGCACGCCCGCCTGATCGGCGTTCACTTCGAGGTCGATCTTCTCGGTCTCGAGCTCGACGAGCGCGTCGCCCACGCCCACGGCCTCGCCTTCTTTCTTGAGCCAGCGCGCCACGCGCGCCTCGATCACCGACTCACCGAGCTGCGGAACCACCACCTGTGCCGCCATGTGCGTTCTATGCCTTTGCCTTGGCCCGCGCGCGTGACGCACGTGGGGTGGGAGCGGTGGGAGCGTACGCCTCGGCCACCAGCAACTTCTGGTTGATCATGTGCCACGTCAGCGAGCCCTCCGATGGGCTCGCGCTGCGTGGACGTCCGAGATACCGCACCGGAAGCCTGCCGTCCAGCAGTTCCTCGAAGGCAGGCCGGAAGAAGTCCCAGGCCCCCATGTTGAGCGGTTCTTCCTGCAGCCAGACGACCTCTTCCGCATTCGGGTAGCCGGCGACGACGGTGCTGACCGCGTCGGCGGGGAAGGGGTACAGCTGTTCGATCCGGCAGATGGCCGTGTGGCGATCCGTCTGGCGGGCGTCCGCCGACACGAGATCGACGTACACCTTGCCGCTGCAGAACAGCACGCGCGTGACCTCACGCGCCCGCGCCCGCGCGTCGTCATCGTCGATGACAGGACGCCAGGCGCCTTCCTCGAACTCGCGCGGCGAGGACGCCACGAGCGGATGTCGCAGCAGGCTCTTCGGCGTGAGCACGACGAGGGGCAGCGGATCGGTCGTGAGCAGGAGCGCCTGGCGACGGAGAAGGTGGAAGTACTGGGCGGCCGTTGTGCAGTTGGCCAGGCGCAGGTTGATGTCCGCCGCGGCGCCGAGGAAGCGCTCCGGGCGCGCGCTCGAATGCTCGGGGCCCTGGCCTTCGTAGCCATGCGGGAGGAGCAGGACCAGCGACGGCGTCTGCCCCCACTTGGCGCGGGCCGACGTCACGAACTGATCGAGCATCACCTGCGCGCCGTTGATGAAATCGCCGTACTGCGCTTCCCAGATCACGAGGCGATCGGGCGCCTGCACGTTGTAGCCGTACTCGAAGCCGATCGTCGCGTTCTCGCTGAGCGGGCTGTTGTGAATCTCGAAGCTCGCCCGTGCCTGCGGCAGCCGTTGCAGCGGGATGTCGAGGGCACCGGTGTCCTGGTCGCGGAACGCCGCGTGCCTGTGGCTGAACGTGCCGCGCTGCACGTCCTCGCCCGTGAGGCGGATCGGAATCCCGTCTGCGAGGATGCTCGCGTACGCCAGTTCCTCGGCCGTGGCCCAGTCCACCGATCGCTCGTCGAGGTTGTCGAACACCACCTTGCGCCGCTCGCGTCCGCGATCCAGCTTGCGATGTCCGACGAACCCGTCGGGCCGCGTCAGCAGCGCGTCGTTCATCTCGCGCAGGTGCGCCACGCTCACGGTCGTGCGCACCTGGCGCGCGGCACCAGCGGGCGGCGGCTCCGGAATCGGATTGACGATGTCTTCTTCGGGCTTGAGTTGCGCGTAGATGTCTTCGAGCGCCTTCATGCGCGCGTCGACCATCGCCTGCGCCAGACCGGGACGTCCGGTCGACGCTTCCACGTGAGCCGCCCATTGCTCGCGGACCGTCGGGTGCGCGGCAATCTTCTGGTACATGAGCGGTTGCGTGAAGCCCGGCTCGTCGCCCTCGTTGTGCCCGTAGCGGCGATACCCCACCAGATCGATCAGGAAGTCGCGCTGGAAGCGCTCGCGATACGCCCACGCGATCCGGGCGGCCTCGATGCAGGCGATCGGATCGTCGGCGTTCACGTGGATGATCGGGATCTTGAACCCGCGCGCCAGGCCGCTCGCGTACGACGTCGAGTACGACTCGGCGGAGACGGCCGTGAACCCGAGCTGGTTGTTCGCGATGATGTGGATCGTGCCGCCGGCGGTGTAGCCGTCCAGGCGCGACAGGTTCAGCGTCTCGGCCACGATGCCCTGGCCGGGAAACGCCGCATCGCCGTGAATCAGGACCGGCAGCGTGAGGTGCGGATTGAACACCGGGGCGCCGGGACGGCCCGCGTCGGTCCCTGCGGCGCGCGCCATGCCCGCCACCACGGGATTCACGAACTCCAGGTGGCTCGGGTTCGGTGCCATCGACACCTGCGTGTCGGCGTCGAACTGCCGCAGCGCGCCCGCGTGATACTTCACGTCGCCCGTCCAGCCGAGGTCGATGCGGTAGCCGGTGCGCGTCTGCACCGGGTCCTTGAACTCGGCCAGGATCTGCGCGTACGGCTTGCCGAGCACGTGCGTGAGCACGTTCAGGCGACCGCGATGCGCCATGCCGATGAGCACGTGCTGCAGACCGCCCTGGTCGCCTCCGTGGATGATCGTGTCGAGGACCGGCACGAGCATGTCGAGGCCTTCGACCGAGAACCGCGTCTTGCCCTGGAACGTGCGGTGCAGGAAACGCTCGAACGTCTCGACCTGCGTGATGCGGTCGAGCAGCGCCACCTCGTCGAGCGGGGTCATGGGTGGCCGGAATCGTCGCGTCTCGACGGCCAGGCGCAGCCATTCCCGCTCTTCGGGCACGTACACCTGCGCGAAGTCGAATCCCGTGCGCGTGCAGTACGCCGCGCGCAGGGCCGCCATCGCCGTCGCGGCGTCTGGCAGACCTTCGGCCAGCGGACCGCCGACCACGCTGGCCGGCATGCGGCGCATCTCGTCCTCCGAGGTGCCGTGCGCTTCAGGCGCCAGCGCGGGGTCGCCTGTCGGACGCGAGCCGAGGGGATCGATCTGGGCGGCGAGATGGCCGTACCGGCGAATCCACTCGGCCAGCGTCGCCGCGCCCACGACCGCGCGGGTGTCGCCCGGTGAGACGGCACCGCCTGCGGGAGTGGGTGTTTCCTCAGGGGGCGTCCACTGCTCGAAGTAGGCGCGCGTCTGCGCGTCGACTGCCGTGGGGTCCTGCCGGTAGCGATCGTAGAGTTCGAGGACGTACCCGGCGTTCAGACCCTGGAACTCGCTCCATCCAGCCATACGAAGTTCAGATTCTAGTCGATCCTCGTCGACGACGAGGGCGTGCCCTGCCCCTCGCGCGCGTCGCGCCAGCGGTGCAGGGGCAGTGACAGGAGGACGTAGCGTCGTCGCAGGGCGAGGACCTCGCCGGCGTACGACGCACGCGGAATCTCGCCGGCGCGCAGGCGCGCCCTGAGGCGGCGAATCTCGAAGCGATAGAGATCGTTGACCTGGTCGTGCAGGAGCAGGGCAGGCGTCTCTGCCGTGGGCCTCAGGCCATGACCCGCGAGGGCGTCGAGCACGTGCGGCGGGAAGGGCACATCCATGCCGTCGGCTCGCGCTAGAACGCGAAGTAGATGAAGTCGAGCGACGTGCGGCTGCGCAGCACGAGGATCGTCGCAAACAGGAGGCCCACCGTCAGCGCCTGCCAGACGACGGTGCGCGTGGGCACGTCCGCCTCGTGCTGGGCTGGCCTGTCCGTGTAGGACCGGCCCTGCCAGACCGTCCACAGGCTGTGGACCCACAGCGGCGCGGAGAACGTGAGGGCGATGAGGAACAGGTAGAGGCCTGCCTGGCGCTCGGCCAGCGGTGCGGTGCCCGGAACGAGCGTGAGATCGCGCCACAGCATGGCGGCGTCGCCCTCGCGGAACATCAGCCATCCGATGTGGACGAGCACGAACATCAGCGCCCACTGCGGCAGCACGCGCCAGAGCGGCAGGCGATGTCGGCCCGGGTGGCGCCCCACGCCGCGCACCGCCCCCCACAGACGCTCGACCACGAGCATCACGCCGTGGAAGGCGCCCCATGCGACGAAATTCCACGCCGCGCCGTGCCACAGCCCCGACACGACGAACGTGATCATCACGTTGATCAGTGTGCGCGGCAGTCCGTGACGCGATCCGCCCAGTGGGATGTAGAGGTAGTCGCGGAACCACGACGACAGCGAGATGTGCCAGCGCCGCCAGAAGTCCGACGGCGAGACGGCCAGGTACGGGTGATCGAAGTTCTTCATCAGATCGAACCCGAGCCAGCGCGCACTGCCGCGCGCGATGTCCGTGTAGGCGGAGAAGTCAGCGTAAATCTGCACGCCGAACGCGAAGACGCCTGCCCACAGCATCTCGAAGCCCGGATCCTTCATCGAGAAGACGCGGTTGGCGATGACGCCCACGTTGTCTGCGATTACCAGCTTCTTGAAGAGGCCCCACATCATCAGCACCGTCGCGTCGCGCGCGACGACGAGATTGAAGACGCGGGGCGTCACCACGCGCGGCAGGAGCGCCGACGCGCGTTCGATCGGGCCGGCGACCAACTGCGGGAACAACGCCACGAACAGCGCGAAGTCGAGCAACGGACGGCACGCGCGCATGCGGCCGCGATAGACGTCGATCGTGTAGGAGAGACTCTGGAACGTGTAGAACGAGATGCCTACGGGCAGCACGATCTGCAGGACCGGCAGCGACGCCTCGACGCCAAGGGCGGCAAGGCCCGCCTGCACGCTCTCGATGAAGAAGTTGAAGTACTTGAAGAACCCGAGGACCGAGAGGTTCGAGATCAGGCTGAGGACCAGCCACCACTTGCGTGTCGCCCGCACGTCTGCCGGGGGATTGGCATAGGCCTCATCGTCCATCGACGGGTCTGGATCCATCCGCAGGCCGGCGAACCAGTCGACGAGCGTGGTACCGGCCAGCAGCGCGCAGAACCACGGCTCGAACCAGCCGTAGAACACATAGCTCGCCACGAGCAGGACCCGGTTCTGCGCCACGTGCGACAGCCGCCAGTAGACGGCCGTCACCACGATGAAGAAGACCACGAAGTCCAGGCTGTGGAACGTCATCTGAACAGCCTGTTCAGGTTGACGCGGAACTGGCGCGTGTAGCGCTGCCTGTGCGCGCGGGCGATGTGATCGCCGTCCTCGTACATGGCCAGCGTCTGCATCTGATCGCCGGTGTCGTCATGGAACGACATGCCCTGCTGCTCGACATACGCGCGGAAGTCGCGCATGTAGGCCTGCATGCGCGGCGACTGCTCCGGTGCCCTGTTGCCCACGGGCCGCCGCTGCACGCGCACGAAGCACACGTGAAGCCCGTGCTGTTTCGCGAGATCGACGATGAGCGGCAGCACCGAACTCGGCATGGTGCGCCCGAAGTCGGCCTCGGCATCTTCGGCCGCCTGCAGGTCGGCCGCCGCCATCGGCCGAAGACGCTCGAGACCCATGATCTCGAAGTTCATGGTGTCGAGGAACTGGCGGCGGGCGGGCTCGTCAGGCGTCCAGAGTCGCGTCGGCCAGTCGTACAACTGCCGCTCGACCCACGCGTTGGCGCGCTCCACGTCATAGACCCTGTTGATCGTGTCGTGGACGCGGTACCACGGTCCCTGCACGCGCGCGGCGATCGCGTCGTTGAGCGCCGGCTCCGTCTCGTGCGCCACCTCGTCGAGCGACCAGCGGAACGGACCGGTCAGTCGAAAGAGCGGGTCGGTCATGTTCAGGTCGCGAAAGAAGAAGAACGTGACCTTCGGCCGCTCGCCGCTCGCAACGAGATAGTTCTTGAAGCTCAGATACCAGTACGCCGATCCGGTGCCCGCGCGCGCGAGCATCGCCACGTCCTGCCCGACGAGGCCAGCCAGGTACCCGGCGTCGATGCGCGTACCGAGCATCGAGTCGCCGATGAAGACGTACGACGGATGGAGCCGCTGGAGGTCGTCGATGGCCCCCGGGCGGAACGGGATGCGCTCCCGCGAGGCCTCGAGCGCCGGGAGGTAACTGGGCTGGACGGCACGCGTCGACAGCCAGACCATCGCCGGCCGCCAGAGCAGCGGGATGGCCGCCGCCACCGCCAGGATGGCCACGAGGCGCACCACGCCGCGCCACGACCAGTCGGCGGGCGGCGTGCGGGGCGCGTGGTGCGAAGGGGGCGTGTGCAGGCGTGAATCGGACACGTACGGCCGGAGCAGTATAGACCGAGGCGGGGAACGCCGGAGCGCGTTCCCCGGCGGTTCAGGGCTTCGCGCCGACGCGCATGCGGAGTTCGAGCACGACCTGCCGTCGCATCACGTCTCCGAAGATGTGCTGCTGGATTTCCTGATCGAAGAGGTTGATCACCTTCAGCGACGCCGTCAGCGCGTCGCTGAGCCGGTAGCCGAACGTGCCGTTGACGAGCGTGAAGCCGTCGGTAGTGCCGTGATAGCGCGAGTCGAGCACGTCCTGCCAGAACGCCTCCGTGGCGTGGCTCACCGACAGCGTGCCGAGCACGCGCGGGCCCGAGTAGGTACCACCCACGTTCAGGCGATGCCGCGAGGGCAGGTTCAACTCGGAGATGTCGAACCCGCGCGGTTCCGGCGTCGGCTGGAACGAGTAGTTGGCAAACCCCGTCACGGTGCGCGCGATGTCGGCGTCGACGCCGAGCTCGACGCCCTTCTGACGGACCTTGCCGAAGTTCTGGTACGTGAACGAGGCGGGCAGGCCGTTGCCCGGACCGAACCGGCCCGACTGGAGGATCAGCTCGAGGGCCGCGGCCGGCAGCGGCCCCCCGGGCGGCGGCGTCGTGGCGCGGTACGAGCCGTTCTGCGTGAAGAAGATCGCGTTGCGGCTGTCGTTGACGTAGAACGCCGCGCTGACGGTGGCCCGGTTGCCGATCACGCCCGAGTAGCCGATTTCGTACGCGTCGAGCGACTCCTCGGAGAGGTCCTCGTTGCCGATGGCGGCGACGGGGAAGTTGTACAGACGGCCGGTGAGCGCGGGGTTCAGCGCACCGAGATCGAGTTGGTTGACCAGCGCGGTGTCGAGGAAGTTGTTCACCAGCGACGGGGCCCTGTACGCGCGGTTGTACGACACGCGCACCGTCTGCGCCGGCGACGGCTTGAACATGAGCGTCGTGCGCGGCGAGAACACCGGCGCGTCGAGGACGGAGAAGGCGTCGACGCGGCCACCAACCACCCAGCGCCAGCGCGGCGCGAGGAAGATCTCATCCTGCAGGTACACGCCGCCTTCGGTCCGGGCGTCGCCACGCGGCGCCAGCGACAGGTCGAACGCATTGTACCGGAAGTTGCCGCCCATGCTGAACACGTGACGGCTCTTCCACGTCGCCACGTGACCGGCTTCGACGTCGAACGTCGTGTTGCGGAACACGAACGGAATCGGCCTGCCGTCGAGTCCCACCGCCAGCAGGTTCGTGGCGTTGCCGTCGAGGCGATTGATGAACGTGTTGATGCGCGTCGCCCCGCGCGAGTAGTTCACCTTGCCGTACGCCAGGTACGTGCCGCGATCGATGTCGAACGGCCCGATCCCTGTGTGGATCATGCCCTCGGTGCCGGAGAACCCGCCCTGCACGACCACCTTCTGGCGGCCATCGGGATGGTCGTAGTCGAGACGCGCGTCGAACTTCGGCTGTCGCGTGCCGGAGTTGGCAAAGCCCGGATAGAGCGTCCCCGTGTCGTTGGGGATCGGCCCATTCGGCCGCGCCATGGCGTCCTGCTGATAGAACCCGGCAGACACCTTGTAGGCCCAGCGATCGTCGATGGCGGCCGCGTGGCTTGCCGTCGCGGAGAACAACCCGCCGTTCCTGCGCGTGCCCCCCATCGCGTCGCGCCCGAACAGGCCGGCGCTCAGCGAGAACGACGTTCCCTGCATCTCGCGCGGCGACTTGGTGATGATGTTCACCACGCCGGTGAGCGCGTTGGCGCCCCAGACGGCCGACGCCGGGCCGCGGATGACTTCGATCTGCTTCATCTCCTGCGGGTCGATGGGCAGGAAGTCCCACGCGACGAACCCGAAGAAGTCCTGGTAGATGCTGCGTCCGTCGACCAGTGCGAGCTGCGATGTGGCGAGCGTGCCCGTGGCGGCGCGGGAGGTGAGATTGATGTCGCGCGCGGAGGTCTGCGTGACGTTCAGCCCCGGCACGTTCCGGAGGAGATCGGCGTAGCTGGTGGCGGGGGAGTTCGCGATCGTCCGGCTGTCGATCAGGGTGACGGTGGCGGGCGCGTTGACGAGCGCCTGCTCGACCTTCGACGCACTGACGATCACGCTTTCTTCGTACTTCGGTCGCTCCTGCTCGTCAGCCTCGGCAGGCGGGGGTTGCGGTGGTTGTTGCGCAAAGCCCGGCGTCGAGCACACTCCGCATGTCAGGAGCGTCCAGAGAAGGAAGCCTGTCAATCGACGGTACATGTCGGCTGTTCACACTACGCGGTCGCGGGCCTTTCCGCAACCTGACGTCTCAGACGTCGAGGGCCTCGGCGTCCTCCGCGCGGTCCATGATGAACCGGAACCGCGCCGACGCGTCCTTGCCCATCAGCTCGTTGATCACGCGGTCTGTCACGAGTTGGTCGGCGATGGTGACGCGGAGCAGTCGCCGCGTCTTCGGGTTGAGAGTGGTCTCCCACAGGACCCTGGGCATCATCTCCCCGAGGCCCTTGAACCGCGTGATGTCGGGTTTGGCCCGGCCCGCGGTCTTCTTCACGATCGCGTCCCGCTGCGCATCGTCCTGCGCCCAGAACGTGTCCTTCCCGACGTCGATGCGGTACAGGGGCGGCTGGGCGAGGTACACGCGGCCGCTCGTGATGAGGTGCGGCATGTGCCTGTAGATGAACGTGAGCAGGAGCGTGGAGATGTGGTGGCCGTCGGAGTCGGCGTCGGCCAGCAGGATCACCTTGCCGTAGCGCAGGCGCGCGAGGTCGAACTGCTTGCCCACGCCGCAGCCGAGCGCGGTCACCAG
Coding sequences within:
- a CDS encoding ChaN family lipoprotein, yielding MTMRRRTSLVLSTIVLVASSASAQSRGPLDLEIGDPARKARSIALGVDQIHDTHKGVDVSPDEAVAALADAAIVLVGESHTSAESHRVQAAVIAALQRAGRKVTIGLEMFPDDAPTAPFDRWMRGGIDEAALLRESGWYDYWGYPWGYYREIFQLAKQHRLSLRGINAPRAIISMVGRRGLTSIGGMERGRLAPTIDTTHDEHKQMFTAFIGGGSSHGSGMPADTLQRMIDAQCAWDATMAFHAVELAKSTPDPKAVVVVLVGSGHVAYNLGIARQAAAYTDRRVATVMPVATSPASPTSVRASVGDIVWGVPTETYPLHPTFGVSFRSNGEQPTNVLLVTPGSTAEAMGIKAGDDLLTLDGQPIRKDVEIRALIDKKQWGDSLVATVKRGDETLTLTGSLRRR
- the bcp gene encoding thioredoxin-dependent thiol peroxidase, producing the protein MALLEPGAKAPQFALPDQDGVVRALADCAGQPVVLFFYPKDATPGCTTEACGFQDALPDFSRAGAVVFGISILDTASKATFARRHGLAYPLLADEDHAVCERYGVWQEKRLYGRTFMGIARTTYLVAPDGTVARRWDGVKVDAHAADVLAVVEGAERR
- a CDS encoding alpha/beta hydrolase, translated to MARVAVPAGPRQCGAAPREGHTYTGDIRLAEGFHSEVLGNSRDVLIYLPPGYDDEPERRYPVLYLHDGQNVFDASTAFAGVSWAVDETAERLIREKAIAPVIIVAINHAGTARADEFAPTRDAHRDAGGRADRYARFLVDELKPYIDRTFRTRPDAVDTALGGSSLGGLVTLHMGLEYPHVFGGLAVLSPSIWWDRRAILERFARLETHLPWRIWLDVGTAEGRDTLRNARALKALLLEKGWADGDDLRYVEARGAPHSEAAWAARIGPILEYLFPAKPRTRRRRSPATRPGLRGRVGSPW
- the odhB gene encoding 2-oxoglutarate dehydrogenase complex dihydrolipoyllysine-residue succinyltransferase — protein: MAAQVVVPQLGESVIEARVARWLKKEGEAVGVGDALVELETEKIDLEVNADQAGVLAKILRQEGEDVKVGQQLALIEVGAAATSTPAAAAPEPAASAPAPAAAPVADGPRSTPAARKAAEVHQVDVAQVQGTGDAGRVMRRDVEAAARPAAAPASAPAAAKPAAAQPPPTRPALVPGSRTEERVRMSKRRLTIARNLVEAQRTAAMLTTFNEVDMTELMALRERRKEQFAKRYGVGIGIASFFVKASVAALQAFPRLNAEIQGEEMVLKHYYDVGIAVGAEQGLVVPVIRSAEQLGFADIELAIRDFAARAKNNTLTLEDLRGGSFTITNGGVFGSLLSTPILNPPQVGILGLHKIEDRPVAIKGQVVIRPMMYLALSYDHRIVDGLEAVQFLVKVKEFIEDPGFLLLQS
- a CDS encoding 2-oxoglutarate dehydrogenase E1 component, whose protein sequence is MAGWSEFQGLNAGYVLELYDRYRQDPTAVDAQTRAYFEQWTPPEETPTPAGGAVSPGDTRAVVGAATLAEWIRRYGHLAAQIDPLGSRPTGDPALAPEAHGTSEDEMRRMPASVVGGPLAEGLPDAATAMAALRAAYCTRTGFDFAQVYVPEEREWLRLAVETRRFRPPMTPLDEVALLDRITQVETFERFLHRTFQGKTRFSVEGLDMLVPVLDTIIHGGDQGGLQHVLIGMAHRGRLNVLTHVLGKPYAQILAEFKDPVQTRTGYRIDLGWTGDVKYHAGALRQFDADTQVSMAPNPSHLEFVNPVVAGMARAAGTDAGRPGAPVFNPHLTLPVLIHGDAAFPGQGIVAETLNLSRLDGYTAGGTIHIIANNQLGFTAVSAESYSTSYASGLARGFKIPIIHVNADDPIACIEAARIAWAYRERFQRDFLIDLVGYRRYGHNEGDEPGFTQPLMYQKIAAHPTVREQWAAHVEASTGRPGLAQAMVDARMKALEDIYAQLKPEEDIVNPIPEPPPAGAARQVRTTVSVAHLREMNDALLTRPDGFVGHRKLDRGRERRKVVFDNLDERSVDWATAEELAYASILADGIPIRLTGEDVQRGTFSHRHAAFRDQDTGALDIPLQRLPQARASFEIHNSPLSENATIGFEYGYNVQAPDRLVIWEAQYGDFINGAQVMLDQFVTSARAKWGQTPSLVLLLPHGYEGQGPEHSSARPERFLGAAADINLRLANCTTAAQYFHLLRRQALLLTTDPLPLVVLTPKSLLRHPLVASSPREFEEGAWRPVIDDDDARARAREVTRVLFCSGKVYVDLVSADARQTDRHTAICRIEQLYPFPADAVSTVVAGYPNAEEVVWLQEEPLNMGAWDFFRPAFEELLDGRLPVRYLGRPRSASPSEGSLTWHMINQKLLVAEAYAPTAPTPRASRARAKAKA